The region NNNNNNNNNNNNNNNNNNNNNNNNNNNNNNNNNNNNNNNNNNNNNNNNNNNNNNNNNNNNNNNNNNNNNNNNNNNNNNNNNNNNNNNNNNNNNNNNNNNNNNNNNNNNNNNNNNNNNNNNNNNNNNNNNNNNNNNNNNNNNNNNNNNNNNNNNNNNNNNNNNNNNNNNNNNNNNNNNNNNNNNNNNNNNNNNNNNNNNNNNNNNNNNNNNNNNNNNNNNNNNNNNNNNNNNNNNNNNNNNNNNNNNNNNNNNNNNNNNNNNNNNNNNNNNNNNNNNNNNNNNNNNNNNNNNNNNNNNNNNNNNNNNNNNNNNNNNNNNNNNNNNNNNNNNNNNNNNNNNNNNNNNNNNNNNNNNNNNNNNNNNNNNNNNNNNNNNNNNNNNNNNNNNNNNNNNNNNNNNNNNNNNNNNNNNNNNNNNNNNNNNNNNNNNNNNNNNNNNNNNNNNNNNNNNNNNNNNNNNNNNNNNNNNNNNNNNNNNNNNNNNNNNNNNNNNNNNNNNNNNNNNNNNNNNNNNNNNNNNNNNNNNNNNNNNNNNNNNNNNNNNNNNNNNNNNNNNNNNNNNNNNNNNNNNNNNNNNNNNNNNNNNNNNNNNNNNNNNNNNNNNNNNNNNNNNNNNNNNNNNNNNNNNNNNNNNNNNNNNNNNNNNNNNNNNNNNNNNNNNNNNNNNNNNNNNNNNNNNNNNNNNNNNNNNNNNNNNNNNNNNNNNNNNNNNNNNNNNNNNNNNNNNNNNNNNNNNNNNNNNNNNNNNNNNNNNNNNNNNNNNNNNNNNNNNNNNNNNNNNNNNNNNNNNNNNNNNNNNNNNNNNNNNNNNNNNNNNNNNNNNNNNNNNNNNNNNNNNNNNNNNNNNNNNNNNNNNNNNNNNNNNNNNNNNNNNNNNNNNNNNNNNNNNNNNNNNNNNNNNNNNNNNNNNNNNNNNNNNNNNNNNNNNNNNNNNNNNNNNNNNNNNNNNNNNNNNNNNNNNNNNNNNNNNNNNNNNNNNNNNNNNNNNNNNNNNNNNNNNNNNNNNNNNNNNNNNNNNNNNNNNNNNAAACACATGCTACAGGCCTTGTTGTTTAACACATGCTACAGGGGCCTTGTTGTTTAACACAAGCCACATGGCCTTGTTGTTTAACACAAGCCACATGGCCTTGTTGTTTAAACACATGCTACAGGGCCTTGTGTTTAACACATTCTACAGGGCCTTGTTGTTTAACACgtcacaggtgcatcctgtttccattgatcattcttgagatgtttctacaacttgattggagtccccctgtggtaaaatcaattgatgggacatgatttggaaaggcagacatctgtctatataaggtcccacagttgacagtgcacgtcagagcaaaaacaaagccatgaggctCTCTCTTTCAAGGGGGAGGGTAAGAgtctatacacacatacaccgtTCACACCAAGGGGGAGGGTAAGagtctatacacacacaacatagtaCACACAAAGAGGGAGGGTAAGAGTCTGTACACCCACAACACCGTACACACCAAGGGGGAGGGTAAGAGTCTATACACCCACAACACCGTTCACACCAAGGGGGAGGGTAAGAGTCCATACACCCACAACACCGTCACACCAAGGGGGAGGGTAAGAGAGTTCCATACACCCATATTCTGTCATCCCCCACAGTTATAAACTGAACACCTTCAATGatatatccatccatccatccatctatctatcactccatccatccactcATCCATCACtcaatcatccatccatccctttaTCCATCAatccttccttccatccctccctccatccatctattcatccatccaaaatatacattttctttaaatctgtgaatgtctccaccccctcacctcctctcctcccacccctccgCCCCCAGTGCGTTCACAGATCTCCACCATCACCATGGCgacgttcaacaccacagtggcGTCCTTCAATGTGGGCTATGCCGACTTCTTCACCGAGCACATGAAAAAGCTGTGTAGCCCTGTACCCATCCCAGAGATGCCCCACGAGACGCTGGCGTGCGCCAACCTGCCCCGGAGCTTCACCGACTCGTGTATCAACTACTCGTGCCTGGAGGAGGGAGACAACATCGAGGGCACCAACAACTTCATCCTGAAGAATGGCATGCTGGACCTTACGGTGAGKGGCAGTGAAAAAGAGTGTCACCTGTTGGTCTGAGGTCTCTGACAGGGTCTCTGTACTGGAGGAATAACCAGGTTCACTACATCCCACAGCTCCAGTATGACGGCTCACACTACCATGTCATTACTGAACCATTGGGCTCTAGTTACTATTTAGCCATTAAgaaaacactcttatccagaagcgacttacagttagtgattCATCTTACatttaaggtagctaggtgagacaaccacatatcacagtcaagtaAATGTCCTGCCTGGTTCCTGCCTGTTCCTGCCTGGACAACACTTGGGGAGGAATTAGTAGGGAAGCTTGGGAGAATGTTTGGATGGATGGTGTGATGGATGGTGTGATGGATGGTGTGATGGATGGTGTGATGGATGGTGTGATGGATGGTGTGATGCACTTCATTTGAATGTGTCCAACCCCTGACACTGACCCCTCTGTCTCCCTTTGTCTCCCCGTCTACCCCTCCCAGGCCATCCTGCGGGCGGTCTATGCAGTGCTGACCCACGACATCAGCTCACGGATCTGTGACGTGTCGCTCAACATCATCGACTGCCTGCTGCAGCTGGGGGTAGTGCCGGGCATGGGGAAGAAGCTCTCCAAGCCCGACGACAAGGAGAACGATGAGACACGCCTCCCGAAGGAGGGGGCCAATCAGAGCCTGAGCGGCGCCCAAGGGGGCGTGTCTGGAGGGTGCAGCGGGGCGGCACcagggggagggggtggaggaggaggaggaggaggggatggaggaggaggaggtgggggaagTGGAGGAGGGAGCGGAGGAGGGAGCAAGGACGACGTGAAGAACAACAAGGAGAAAGACAGCAAGGTGGGTGTGAGAATACGTCTATGAGTTTTCAActcttacatttattttgtaactGAGCTCATTTTACATGCCCGTACATTGGAGAAACAGGAAAACGTCGCTGCACACTTCTAGTCAGGTGCAAATGTCTTTCACTGTGGATGAGYTTTCGGCCAGTCGACCTTCATCAGAGCCtgtctgcacaaacaatagtggGACAGAAGGCCATAAAGAGATAATTACACACACCTGTGGTAATCTAAAGTAGAAATACAAATATTAGATAGAACAGAACATAGATGTCATTCTACtagaacaaaacacaaaataaaacatgATGTATTGGTGTGAGTAATATGGCCATAACCTGTCAACTTCTGTGAATGTTATATGTAGCATGTATTACCCTATGCCTTCTGTTTAACTCCAAGGAGGACGGCTCTTCACTGAGTACCCACAGGCTGGCTCTCACCATGCTGATCAAGATGGTCAAGTCTCTGGGTTGTGCCTACGGCTGTGGGGAGGGCCACAGAGGACTCTCAGGGGACCGCCTCCGCATGCAGGTCAGACAActcacagattgcccctttaacaaaGTTGAATTAAATGGACTTTATTtagttatatatttatattttcactGAGGTAAAACCTATTTCGCAAGAGAGAGACCTGGACCAAGAAACAGTAGCAGTTGACAACATAAGTCCTGTTGGATTTCAGGGGCTTTATCAGAGTGAATGGAAACCATCATCCATTTTGKCTCCGGTTGAAGATAGGTGTTTGAATCTGAGACATCCGCCATTTTGGATCTACTGTTCCCCTTGTTCCCCATACAGGCCCAGAACTGCCTGACCAACCTGTACAAGCTGGACAAGCTGCAGTTCCGTCAGACCATGAGGGACTACGTCAACAAGGACTCGCTCAACAACATCGTGGACTTCCTGCACGCACTCCTGGGCTTCTGCATGGAGCCCATCACCAACAGTAAGTGTTTGTGAGGCATGCGCcgagtgtgtgtgttgctatggaGCCACGGCTAACCACACACGGCGGCCTcacacacccctctcaacctCTCTGATGGTAGGACTGATGAAGCATAMGTCACTCTATGCAACTCATCCAATCAGCCTCCACTGACATCACACAATTCACTGATCACTCTTGTTTGTCCATGCAG is a window of Salvelinus sp. IW2-2015 unplaced genomic scaffold, ASM291031v2 Un_scaffold5029, whole genome shotgun sequence DNA encoding:
- the LOC112077897 gene encoding protein unc-80 homolog — protein: MATFNTTVASFNVGYADFFTEHMKKLCSPVPIPEMPHETLACANLPRSFTDSCINYSCLEEGDNIEGTNNFILKNGMLDLTAILRAVYAVLTHDISSRICDVSLNIIDCLLQLGVVPGMGKKLSKPDDKENDETRLPKEGANQSLSGAQGGVSGGCSGAAPGGGGGGGGGGGDGGGGGGGSGGGSGGGSKDDVKNNKEKDSKEDGSSLSTHRLALTMLIKMVKSLGCAYGCGEGHRGLSGDRLRMQAQNCLTNLYKLDKLQFRQTMRDYVNKDSLNNIVDFLHALLGFCMEPITNKYGSA